GTGTCACGGCAGTCGGTTGAAAAGGTGCTGCAACAGGAAATACCCGGTGCTGCGCGGATCATTTTTCAAGTGGCGCCGGAAATGGCCGGTGGCCTTGAACTGGCGGTAGGCGGGCAAAAGGTTTCCTGGACAATAGGGAATTATCTGTCATCCTTACGCCAAAGCATGAAGGAAATACTGGAGAGGAAGAAAAACGACAATGTGGCGCGAAGCTGAAGGACTGTCAGCGATTCTGGATAACACGTTTAATGCTTTGCAACAGGCCGCCCGGGAATATAAACCTGTTATTGCCTGGCGGGAAACCGGCACTGTTAAGTCCTTAGCCAACGGCATTGCCTGGATAGAGGGATTGCCTGGGGCGGAACTGGAAGAACTGGTGCAATTTACCGACGACCTGGCGGGAATCGTTTTTAACCTGGATGACAAGGAAGTGGGAGTTGTTCTCCTGGGAGATAACCCGGACCTGGAAGCCGGCGCCCAAGTGCAACGGACCGGCCGGGTGGCGGACGTGCCGGTGGGCGAAGGGCTGCTGGGCCGGGTTATTGACCCTCTGGGTAAACCGCTGGATGATAAAGGTCCGCTGGCTGGTAAAAAACGGCTGCCTATCGAAAGAGAAGCGCCGCGGATTATGGATCGTTCGCCGATTACGGTGCCGCTGCAAACGGGTATTAAAGTAATTGACGCTCTGATTCCCATCGGCCGGGGGCAGCGACAGCTCATCCTGGGGGATCGCCAGACGGGGAAAACGGCGATCGCTGTTGACACCATCATCAATCAGCGGGATACCGGCGTAATTTGTGTGTATTGCGGGATTGGGCAGCGTGGGGCCTCGCTGGCCGGATTAATTGCGGAGTTGACAGACAGGGGAGCATTGGACTATACTGTGGTTGTTATCGCCGAAGGAAACGAGCCGCCGGGGCTGCGTTATATTGCGCCCTATGCCGCCACAGCCATTGGTGAGTACTTTATGGAACAAGGGCGGGACGTTCTCATCGTTTATGACGATTTGACCAACCATGCCACCACATACCGGGAAATTTCCCTGCTTTTGCGCCGGCCCCCCGGGCGGGAAGCTTATCCCGGCGATATTTTTTATATCCATTCCCGGTTGTTGGAACGTTCCACCCAATTAAGAGGGGAAAGCGGCGGCGGCTCACTAACCGCCCTGCCGATCATTCAGACCGAGGCCCAGAATATTTCCGCCTATATTCCCACCAATCTTATATCAATTACCGATGGACAGCTGTACCTATCGCCAAACCTTTTCCAAAAAGGAATGTTGCCGGCCGTGGATGTGGGAAAGTCAGTTTCCCGTGTCGGCGGGAAAGCTCAGATTAAAGCCTATCGGTCCGTAGCCGGTGATCTGAAACTAGCCTATTCCCAATTTGAAGAACTGGAGATTTTTTCCCGGTTTGGCACCAGGCTGGACGACCAAACCCGCAGGATACTGGAGCATGGACACCGTATCCGTTCCTGTTTGAAACAGCCGCGCTATCAGCCGCTGACGGTAGAGCAGCAAATAACCTTATTGCTGGCATTAACCGCCCGACTTTTTGATGAAATTCCTTTGGATCATCTGCCGGTATTGGAACAAGCCGTTATCCAAACTGCCGCCGAGATGCCGCAGGAGATCCGGGAGCGTATTCTTACGGGAAAAATTTTGACAGAGCAGGACCGCGACATCATCCTGGCAATGCTAAAAAGACGTTTTGCCGGCTGGGAGGTAAATGATGGCACAAACGCTGGATATTCTGCAACGGAAGATAAAGAGCGCAATGGAACTTCAGTCGGTAGTTGACACGATGAAAGCGTTAGCTGTAGTCAACATCGGGATTTACGAAAAAGTCGACCAATCCTTATCGGAATATTACCGCACAATTGAGTTGGGGCTCATTGGGATTTTGCGCCAGTATCGTCCGGTTTTATTATCTCCTGGCTACAGACAGGCCGCCGGCGGCGTCGGGATTGTCATTTTTGGTTCCGATCAGGGGATGGTAGGACAATTTAACGATTCCCTGGCCAGCCTCATTATGGATAAATGGGGACCGACTAACGGGAATATAAGCGTGTGGGCGGTTGGCGAGCGCATCACTCTGAAGATCCAGGATAAACTGGCTATTGAAAAGCAGTATCGTGTGCCCGACTCAGCCAATGGGATTGTTTCCCTCATTGGCAGCATAGTGCTCGATATTGACAGAAAACGTCAAACAGGAGCAATCCATCAACTCTCTATTTTTTACAATAAACCTTTAGCCGGTACCGGCTACCAGCCGACGGTCCAGCAGCTTTTACCCATTGACCTGCAATGGTTGGCCGGACTGGAGGAGCAACCGTGGCCGACAAACAAGCTGCCTCAGGTTGTCCAAGAACATAATGAGGCTTTTCAATTGTTCATCAGGGAATATTTATTTATTTCCCTGTGCCGGGTTTGTACCGGTTCCCTGGTAAGTGAAAATATCGGCCGATTGGCGTCAATGCAGCGGGCAACAAAAAATATCGATGATTTGTTGGCGCAACTGCGGGGCATATATAACGAGGAACGCCAAAGTTCCATTACGGAAGAATTATTTGACCTGGTTTTCGGATTCGATGCCTTGGCGCGTGATACAGATAGATGACAGGTCAGGCGGAATCATTCATGGTATGATGGTATGTCTCTGGAAAAATAATTAGGAGGTTGGTTTTATAGTGAATGCAATCATTTATTCGGCAATTTTGGAAAACCAGGTATTAAAATTTGATTACGAAGGAGGAGTGCACACAGTAGAACCATTTTGTTACGGGGTCAGTTCGGTTGGTGAACCCGTATTGCAGGCCTATCAAATCGCGGGCGGCAATAATCCCAATGACGCTATTGGCTGGCGGTTGTTTAAAGTATCGGGAATGACCAATATAGCTACGATAGATAAAAAATTTAATCCGCGAAAAGATGGATACAGTTCCAATCCGGCTATAAGCAAGATATTTTGTGCTGTACCGGTGAATGAATAATAAGCCGCAAAAGGAAAAGTGGAGATTTCCGGAACCGGAATGAAGCTGAAGCCGCTAATTTTGGCGGCTTTTTATGTTTAGTGAGTTTGCTGGGATCATTACAAAGAATTAACAATAGTTAACCGAAACTTAATCATTTCCGGAAGAACTAGGCGATAGAATTATATTTAGTATTAGCTTTAACAGGGGGGGGATTCATTGACGAAAAAATGTGTTGCAAATGATAAAAGGCTGTTGGTGAAATGCTTTTTGACAGCTGACTATAAATGAGTTGGGGAGGCATGGCGATCATGCGTATAGAAGAAGGAAAATATCTGGTGAAACTAGCCGAAACTTCAGACGAAAAGGAACAAGTATATAGACTGCGACATGATGTTTATCATAAAGAACTCAATCTTATTGGTAAAAACGCCCAATGCGAGCAGGAGTATGATAGTTACGATGAAATTTGTGACCATTTGATTATCCGCGATGTAGAAGCAAACCGGTGTGTCAGCACGTTCCGATTTTTATCGGGAAAAAAGCTGCAGGGAAATGCCGGTTTCTATTCGGAACAATGGTTTGATATTGGCAACTTAAGCCGTCAAAGAAGCAAGGTTTTGGAACTTGGGCGGGCCTGTATAGATTTGCAGTACAGGAATACAAAAGTATTTAAAATGCTTTTTGCCGGTGTGGGCGCATATCTGAAGCTATATCCCCATGATTATTTGATTGGTCTTACAACCGTGTCTTGCAACTCAAAGCAGCATATCAGAATGATAACAGAGTACTTGATAAATAAGAAAGTCGTTAATGTCTCTTTTGGAATAAAACCTAAAAAACATTTTGAAATCAACGAAGCGGAGTTAAGGGGTTACACGATGGCGGCATTCACTGAAAGGGAGGTATTCAGCAAGATGTCGACCCTAATGCTGGCATATCATAAATATGGCGCGGAATTTATTAGTGAACCGTCGATTGATGTTGACTTTAACCCGCCGGTAGTTGATTTTTTCACGATTTTTAATACTGAGAAATACCCGAAATGGGTATCATGAGTCAACTCTAAATCACATTGAAACTGAATAATATAAGAGGTCAACAATTAATGAAGCCTTTTCTAAGTCAAGCCGCCACTCGGCTTAAACGAAAAATATTGGCACTACTGCAAATCGGAGCGGCCCATGTGATTGTATATTGGGTATTCAAACTCAGAGCTCAATTGAGGGTTGACCGCAGCGGCATGCGGGGAATGAAGCCGCCATTCATCGTACTGGGAAATCATACATCCAATTTTGATCCGGCGCTGGTGCAGCATGTTATATCACCCTATCCCTGTTATTTTCTTACTTCCAATTATTATTTCCGGTTGCCAATTGTGAGGCAGGTATTAAATATATTCGGCGCAATTCCCAAAATACAGTTTTATCCCGACATACGTTCGGCGCGCATGATGGTGGAAGCCATTTCCAGGGGGGACGCCGTGGGCATATTTCCGGAAGGGCGTCGCTCAATTGACGGGAAATGCTGCCCGATACCCGATTCAGTGGCGAAATTGATTAAGAAGTTCAAAGTTCCGGTTGTGTCCGTCAGGACAAGGGGCGGCTATTTTATTTGGCCCCGTTGGTCTTCCTTCTGGCGGTCCGGCAGTGTGGAGACGGTTGCTAAACCGATTCTGACAACAGAAGAGATTTGTAAAATGGATGTTCAGGAAATATATGATATTATTTGCCAGGCGTTGACATATAACGATTATGAATGGAATCGCACCGCCCGGGAAAATTATTATCATAAAAATGCGGCCGAGCGGCTCCATCTTGTTTTGCACCAATGTCCGCGCTGTTTCGCCGAGCGGACGATGCGCAGCAAAGGAATCAGGCTTTACTGCAGCGCGTGCGGCAATACGGCGGTTATCGACGAGTCTGGTTTTTTGCAGCCGCTTGACGGCGAGAGCGTTATTTTTGACGATCCGGTAAAATGGAATGCCTGGCAGCGCAATAACATGCTTGCGCTTTTGCGCGACGACCGCTTTACTATTCATGTCAAAGTAAAAGACCTTCGCATTGCCGACAAATATTATGGTGAATATCGCAGCTGCGGCTATGGGGAAATTATCCTCAATAAAGACGGCATGCGGTTTTGGGGTCCAATTGACGGGCGAATGACGGAACTATTCTTTCCCTGTGAAACCATGCCTTCGATTTCCACGGAATTCAGAGATGACTTTGAGATCTGTGATAATATTAATGCATGGTGGTTTTTTTTGGAAGAAGAACAGCAAACCGTTCGGATGGAAGCTGCTATATCGCTGCTTTACGAACAAAAAATGAGTCCACTCCGAAGCATCTGAAAAAATGGCTGTAAGTTTTATATGTATGTTTCAAATGCTGGCTGTTAAGGGAGGCTGCCCGGGATGCTTAGGCTGTCACCGCTGGGGGCATTGTATGCCACCCAATTTCTGTCTGCTTTCGTTGACAATATGATCTTATTCATTATTCAAGCTATTATTATACGGGATGCCTATCCTGATTTCTACCTGCCTTTCGTGCAAAGTACTTTTCTTGCTTCTTACATTTTTTTATCGCCGTGGGTTGGCCGTTTTGCCGACCGAAAGCCAAAAGCCCGGATACTCAAGGTGGGCAACATCGTGAAAACCGCCGGTGTCCTGCTATTGCTCCTGAATTTTTCCCCGGCTCTTAGTTACGCGGTAGTAGGGTTGGGGGCAGTGATTTACAGTCCTGCCAAATATGGCATGCTGCCCTTTCTCACCCAGGGCGAGGATCATCTGCTCCGGGCGAATTCCGGTTTGGAGAGCTATACCATTTTAGCTATCCTGGCCGGTTCGGTGGCAGGTGGTTTTCTCGCCGACCTCTCCATACCCCTGGCGCTTGGTACCTGTGTGCTTTTATACGGCGCCTCCGTCGGCACCAACACTTTAATCCCCGAGGATCCCGGCAACACGGCTATCAGCTATAGAAACGCCATCCGCGAATTTATTGCCGATACCGCCACTTTGCTAAGTCAGCGTCAAAGCCATTACTCCCTGCTGGGGACGGGTTCTTTCTGGCTTGCCTCCGCTGTCCTCCGGATGATTATCTTTGCCTGGGCGCCGCTCACGCTGGGAATAACCAGCGGCTCGGCCATCAGCCTGATTATCGCCGTCACCGGCGTAGGCATTGTAATCGGGGCGGCGGTTACGCCATACCTGGTTAGCATCCGGAGTTATCAGCGTACCGTCTGGTTCGGTTTCGCCATGGGGCTGTCGATCCTGGCTTTACTAAAAATAACCAGTCTGCCGGCCGCTGTTATCTTCCTGCTGCTGATTGGAGCGCTGGGAGGCATCTACATTGTGCCCATGAATGCCTGCCTGCAGCAGGTAGGTCAACGTACTGTCGGGACGGGCAAGACCATCGCCGTCCAGAACTTTCTGGAGAATACATTCATGTTTGCCGGCGTAAGCGCCTACACCGTAGCCACCAAAACGGGCGTAGCCACAAATACCTGTATAGGCGTCACCGGTATGGGTTTCTTATTCTTTGTTGGGTATTTATTCCTGTCTTCCCGAAAGGGAGGCACTATATGCAACGTATAATTTCGCGAGCAAAGACCGGGTCAGGCTGTTGAAAAACTTCGCCTAGCGTCGTTGCTCCTCAGAGCCCTGGCTTGCGTACCCCCCAAAGTACGCGGCGCGGCGGGCTCTTCCGGTGCGCCTAGCTATGCTCGTTTTTGAACAGCCTGGGATTTGTCGCGAGCAAAGACCGGGTCAGGCTACATTATTGCAATAATGCAAGCCTGACCCGGTCTTTTAACCCAGTTCATTTCTGAGCACAGTTTTTGAACTTTTTCCGGTATTTAAATTTTCAATACTACCCGGCCTAAGACATGATTTGCCGGGACCGGGCCGATATACCGGCTGTCCTTGCTGTTATTGCGATTATCACCCATGACAAATACTTTGTTTTCCGGAACAACAATTTTTTGGGCAGATGCATATTGCATCGCTTCTTTTACATAAGGTTCATCCAAAGCCGTTCCGTTCCGGTAGACCTTGCCATCCTTAAACTCAAGGGTATCGCCGGGTTTGCCGATAACTCTCTTGACCCAGATATGATGATCGGAATCATTGATAACTTTGGTTACCGCTAAATAGGTGTTCAGGGGGTCGGATATATCGTCTTTCCAAGAGCGTTCGCGCAAGACCCGGCTGTCAATAATGACAATATCGCTATAGTCCGGTAATTGACCCAGAGTATGGGATATTTTGGATACAAACAGATAGTTATTGTTTTCCAGCGTCGGTTCCATCGAACTGCCTTGAACCCGTGTGGGTTGAAAAAGGAAGGCGTTTATAACAAGCGCCAGCGCAAAAGCGATTGTAATGCTGTATACCCAGTCCAATAATTCTCTCAATAGTTTCATCTTATTCTCTTGTCCTCCTGTCCTCCTGGCCCTTAAGTAAAAGAACTTAATAGGCATTAAAATTGTATCAAATTCTTAACACCAAGGCAAGGTAAAAATGTGCTAATAAACGGGTGCGGTCTATTTTTTATAGATATAACAGGGTGACAGGAAAAAATATTTCAGTTAAAATATGGATATAGAGTATGTAGATATTATTACTAATCATTTATTTTTAAGAGATAATAATTAAACAAGAGGTGACTCATGATGCAGACATTGCCCCATGTTGTGATTGTCGGAGCCGGATTCGGCGGCTTGTGGGCAGCGCGGGAACTTGCCGGGGCACCCGTAAGCGTAACGCTTATTGACAGGAATAACTATCATCTGTTTCAGCCGCTGTTATATCAAGTAGCTACTGCTGAACTGGCGCCGGAAGACATTGTTTACCCTGTGCGATCCATCTTTCGCCATCAAAAGAACTTACAATTTCGCATGGCGGAAGTGGAAGGCGCCGACTTTAACGCAAAATTACTGCATACTTCCATCGGCAATATAGGGTATGACTACTTAATTCTGGCGGTTGGCGGCATCAATAACTATTTTGGAATCCGATCCGTCGCTGAAAACGGCCTTGGTTTAAAAAATGTCAATGATGCCATGGCTATCCGTAACCAAATCCTTAAGTCTGTGGAAATGGCTATGCAGGAAACGGACGCTAAGGTCCGACAGGCTCTCATGACCTTTGTAGTGGTAGGCGGCGGACCGACGGGGGTGGAAAGCGCCGGCGCGCTGTCGGAACTTCTGCACTTGGTACTGCCCAAAGATTACCTGGGATTTGATTTCAGCCAGACAAGGATTATATTACTGCAGTCTTCCAACCGGCTGCTGGCAGAAATGCCGGAACCGCTCAGCAAAGAGACGGTAGCTGTGCTGACCAGGAAAAAGATTGAAGTTCGGCTTGGTAATCCGGTGATCGATTTTGACGGTACTACCGTTACATTGAAAGACGGTCAAACCATATCTGCCCATACCTTAATCTGGGCTGCCGGGATACAGGCGGCAAGCTTGGCCGGCAAGCTGGGGGTAAGACAGGCCCGCTTGGGCCGAATTGTTGTGGACCCAACGCTGCAGGTCCCCGATCACCCGGAGGTGTTCGTAGTTGGTGACGTTGCCTACCTTGAGGACAATGGCCAACCGTTGCCCATGATAGCCCCGGTCGCCACGCAACAGGCTAAGACTGCTGTTGCCAACATCCGCCGTCTGCTTGCCGGGAAGCCCCCGGAAAATTTTACCTATCGCAATCCGGGTGTGCTGGCTACAATCGGGCGGAATTCTGCCGTAGCTTATTTTGGCCGTTGGCAGTTCCATGGTTTTATTGCCTGGGTGATGTGGCTTGTAATTCACATACTAAGGCTTATTGGTTTCCGCAACCGTCTTACGGTATTGAGCAACTGGGCCTGGGACTACTTTTTCTATGAACGGGCCGTGAGGTTTATTTTGCACGGGCCATGTGATGAAAGCGACAAATTGCTCATTTGTTCCCTTCCGGATGATACGAAGTGAAAATTATTCGGAGATAATCATCTAATTGTCCTGAGTTTTGGCGGTGTCTTTACTGACAGTAAACTGACCCTTTGAATCCATTCCCGCATACGAAACTTGCGCAATGTCAAAGATGCCCTGGGCGGTAAGTTGTTTTTCCAGCCAATCCCGGGAAAGATTGTGCTTACGCAAGTTTTCTTCAATGACTTGGCCGTCCATGATTAACTCCACGGGATAAGCTGGATCAGGCAAATGAATGTTAACATCGGTTTTGGTTAAAGGCTGGTAATCGGATTTTTTTATGATGTTTAGGTCGCCTGTTGGTTCGACGATGGCATACTGTACTTCGGCATGGTCGAGAATACCTTTTTCACGCAACTTGCTGTTCAATTCGTCCAAATCGAAACGCATGCCCCGCATATTATCTATTAAAACGTTGCCGTTTTTAATCACGATAGTTGGTGAGCCCTCAATGATCTTTCTTAACGGCCGGCTCTTTATCGTAAGAAAGGATGTAAAGTATGCAAGCGCCACAAATAGAATGAGATCGTAATAGTGGCTCCAGACTTTACCCGGCTCGGATGAAACGACGGTACCGGCGATAGAACCGATGGTAATACCGCTGATATACTCATAGAGGGTTAATTGTCCAATCTGAGTCTTACCCATAACGCGGGTAAAGACCAGCAAACTTAAAAAGACCAGGGAAGTCTGCCAGGTATCACGCATGATTTCCTGCCAATCCATATTTAAACATCTCCTTTAAATCTAAATCTAAATTTGATTGTGCTTATAGGTTGGACAATTAGCAGTTAAGATATTACACCAGGCAACTTCTTTTTCTCTATCTATGTCCATTAAAAATTGACATCCGGGTATTAGGATAAGCTGTTGCTGAAACTTTTATTATGAGTTACAGTATAAAACTTCTTGTTGCGGTAAAAAAAATATACTATATAATAAAGGTGAATAAAATAATAAAATTCTTCATCTAACATTTACATTTTTACATTCCACCTGTGTTAAACTTAACGTAACAAAAATTAAAGGAAACTAAAGGGAGAAATCAACATTGCTTATTATGCTGGCTAAGTTTTTGCTTGTTGGTGTATCCGGTGTGGGGGTTAACCTGGCGGTTTACCTGCCCCTTACTTATGCCGGAGTTCACTATCTTTTAGCGGCAGTCATTTCTTTTGCCGTTGCCGTTACCAGTAATTTTTTTTGGAATTTGGTTTGGACTTTTAGAGGGCGGGCCGCGGATAAGACTACGCGGCAGAAATACATTATTTTTGTTATTATCAGCGGCCTGAACTTAGGGGTTAATTTGCTTATACTGCGCTTGCTGGTAGAGACTTTAGGCATGAAGGACTCCTGGGCTCAGCTTCTGGCTGTCGGCTGTACCGGCATTCTCAATTTTTCCATGAATTATGCAGTTACTTTCCGGGAATCGCGCAAGACTAAACGGAAGGAGAATCAGGCGCCTTATGAAACTAGTTATCATCCCAACCTATAATGAACGGGATAATATGGAAGAACTATTGGCGGCAATATATAAAATTGTGCCTGGCATTCATGTGCTGGTTGTTGATGACGGGTCACCGGATGGAACAGGGGAGTTGGTTGAAGATCTCATTCAACGCCGTTACCCCGACAATCTTTTTTTAATAAAGCGTGCCGGCAAGCTGGGATTGGGAACGGCCTACATTGCCGGGTTCAAGTGGGCATTAAAACGGGACTATCAATATATCTTTGAAATGGATGCAGACTTTTCGCATAATCCGCAATATTTACCTGTTTTCCTCGCCGCAATTCAGGAAACGGATTTAGTCCTGGGCAGCCGGTATATTACCGGCGGCGGCGTTAAAAACTGGAGTTTTTTCCGGCGGTTGATCAGCCTGGGGGGCAGTTTGTATTCGCGAACCATATTGCAAATGCCGTTTAAAGATTTGACAGGCGGCTTTAAGTGCTTCCGGCGGGAAGTATTGGAGGCCATTGATCTTGACAGAGTTAAATCCAACGGCTATTCTTTTCAGATTGAAATGACTTACCGCGCTTTTCTTCAAGGCTATCGGGTCAAAGAAGTTCCCATTGTTTTTGAGGAACGGGCCGAAGGTAAATCCAAAATGTCCTCGGCTATATTTATGGAAGCGATATTAATGATTTGGAAGCTGAGAGCCGCCAGAAGTCAGATGAAAATCTCACGGCGCAGTGAAGTGGAGAAATTAGCTTAGAGTCATTGGACAGGAAGGAGTTTATCATTTGTTTTACCTGTCACCATCGCTAGCTGCCGCTGGTATTATTGCAGCGGGGTTGATTGCCAGGCTGATCCTGGCTGCATCTGTAGGATTAGGTGTGGATGAATCCTATGTAGCCGCGGTAGCACACCAGTTTAGCTTGAGCTATTTTGACCATCCGCCCCTTCATTTTTGGATTATTTGGTTGACCGCGTTTATAACGGGCAGCGAACATCCCGTAATATTGCGGCTGCCGTTTATTTTGTTATTCGCAGGTACCAGCTGGCTCATGTATAAAATCACTTCCCGGCTATTCGGAAAGTGGGCAGGGGTATACGCCACGCTCCTTTTGAATGTGTCGGCGGTATTTAGCCTGAGTACCGGCAGCTGGCTGTTGCCGGACGGGCCTTTGATGTTTTTCATGCTGGCCGCGGTTGGGGTTTTAACCAATATGTTGTTCGTTCCGGGGAACATACCGTCGCTTCCTGGCTGGCTGCTGGCTGGAATTTTTACCGGGCTGGGTATGCTGAGCAAGTACCATGCCGTCTTTATTGCGCTAGGCACGTTGGCGTTTTTGTTAACAAGCCGGGAACGGCGAGGGTTATTATTGACACCCGGACCCTATCTTGCCGCCGGAATTTCGTTTCTCGTTTTTCTGCCGGTACTGGTATGGAATCACGACAACGGCTGGGTATCTTTTGTATTCCAAACCGGCAGAGGGGCCGCCAGCGGTTTTTATCCGGCCAAAATGCTTGGCAATATCGCCGGGCAGGCGATCTGGCTGTTACCGTGGATCTGGCTGCCGCTGGCCGGGATTTTCATTGCCGGGTTAGCTCGCGGTCCGGTGCGTAAGCGGGACAATATCATCCAGGACCGGACCTGGTTCTTATGTTGTATGGCCTTTGGTCCGATCGTCCTGTTTACGCTGGCGACGTTATGGGGATCGCAGGGGTTGTTCCATTGGCAGGCGCCGGGATATTTGCTATTGTTTCCTTTATTGGGACGGGAAGCGGCCGTAAGGGTGGAAAGCGGGGCCCGGCTGGT
This window of the Methylomusa anaerophila genome carries:
- a CDS encoding F0F1 ATP synthase subunit gamma, whose amino-acid sequence is MAQTLDILQRKIKSAMELQSVVDTMKALAVVNIGIYEKVDQSLSEYYRTIELGLIGILRQYRPVLLSPGYRQAAGGVGIVIFGSDQGMVGQFNDSLASLIMDKWGPTNGNISVWAVGERITLKIQDKLAIEKQYRVPDSANGIVSLIGSIVLDIDRKRQTGAIHQLSIFYNKPLAGTGYQPTVQQLLPIDLQWLAGLEEQPWPTNKLPQVVQEHNEAFQLFIREYLFISLCRVCTGSLVSENIGRLASMQRATKNIDDLLAQLRGIYNEERQSSITEELFDLVFGFDALARDTDR
- a CDS encoding GtrA family protein, producing the protein MLAKFLLVGVSGVGVNLAVYLPLTYAGVHYLLAAVISFAVAVTSNFFWNLVWTFRGRAADKTTRQKYIIFVIISGLNLGVNLLILRLLVETLGMKDSWAQLLAVGCTGILNFSMNYAVTFRESRKTKRKENQAPYETSYHPNL
- a CDS encoding YetF domain-containing protein, encoding MDWQEIMRDTWQTSLVFLSLLVFTRVMGKTQIGQLTLYEYISGITIGSIAGTVVSSEPGKVWSHYYDLILFVALAYFTSFLTIKSRPLRKIIEGSPTIVIKNGNVLIDNMRGMRFDLDELNSKLREKGILDHAEVQYAIVEPTGDLNIIKKSDYQPLTKTDVNIHLPDPAYPVELIMDGQVIEENLRKHNLSRDWLEKQLTAQGIFDIAQVSYAGMDSKGQFTVSKDTAKTQDN
- a CDS encoding lysophospholipid acyltransferase family protein; protein product: MKPFLSQAATRLKRKILALLQIGAAHVIVYWVFKLRAQLRVDRSGMRGMKPPFIVLGNHTSNFDPALVQHVISPYPCYFLTSNYYFRLPIVRQVLNIFGAIPKIQFYPDIRSARMMVEAISRGDAVGIFPEGRRSIDGKCCPIPDSVAKLIKKFKVPVVSVRTRGGYFIWPRWSSFWRSGSVETVAKPILTTEEICKMDVQEIYDIICQALTYNDYEWNRTARENYYHKNAAERLHLVLHQCPRCFAERTMRSKGIRLYCSACGNTAVIDESGFLQPLDGESVIFDDPVKWNAWQRNNMLALLRDDRFTIHVKVKDLRIADKYYGEYRSCGYGEIILNKDGMRFWGPIDGRMTELFFPCETMPSISTEFRDDFEICDNINAWWFFLEEEQQTVRMEAAISLLYEQKMSPLRSI
- a CDS encoding WYL domain-containing protein, whose translation is MNAIIYSAILENQVLKFDYEGGVHTVEPFCYGVSSVGEPVLQAYQIAGGNNPNDAIGWRLFKVSGMTNIATIDKKFNPRKDGYSSNPAISKIFCAVPVNE
- a CDS encoding GNAT family N-acetyltransferase is translated as MRIEEGKYLVKLAETSDEKEQVYRLRHDVYHKELNLIGKNAQCEQEYDSYDEICDHLIIRDVEANRCVSTFRFLSGKKLQGNAGFYSEQWFDIGNLSRQRSKVLELGRACIDLQYRNTKVFKMLFAGVGAYLKLYPHDYLIGLTTVSCNSKQHIRMITEYLINKKVVNVSFGIKPKKHFEINEAELRGYTMAAFTEREVFSKMSTLMLAYHKYGAEFISEPSIDVDFNPPVVDFFTIFNTEKYPKWVS
- the lplT gene encoding lysophospholipid transporter LplT: MLRLSPLGALYATQFLSAFVDNMILFIIQAIIIRDAYPDFYLPFVQSTFLASYIFLSPWVGRFADRKPKARILKVGNIVKTAGVLLLLLNFSPALSYAVVGLGAVIYSPAKYGMLPFLTQGEDHLLRANSGLESYTILAILAGSVAGGFLADLSIPLALGTCVLLYGASVGTNTLIPEDPGNTAISYRNAIREFIADTATLLSQRQSHYSLLGTGSFWLASAVLRMIIFAWAPLTLGITSGSAISLIIAVTGVGIVIGAAVTPYLVSIRSYQRTVWFGFAMGLSILALLKITSLPAAVIFLLLIGALGGIYIVPMNACLQQVGQRTVGTGKTIAVQNFLENTFMFAGVSAYTVATKTGVATNTCIGVTGMGFLFFVGYLFLSSRKGGTICNV
- a CDS encoding NAD(P)/FAD-dependent oxidoreductase, with the translated sequence MMQTLPHVVIVGAGFGGLWAARELAGAPVSVTLIDRNNYHLFQPLLYQVATAELAPEDIVYPVRSIFRHQKNLQFRMAEVEGADFNAKLLHTSIGNIGYDYLILAVGGINNYFGIRSVAENGLGLKNVNDAMAIRNQILKSVEMAMQETDAKVRQALMTFVVVGGGPTGVESAGALSELLHLVLPKDYLGFDFSQTRIILLQSSNRLLAEMPEPLSKETVAVLTRKKIEVRLGNPVIDFDGTTVTLKDGQTISAHTLIWAAGIQAASLAGKLGVRQARLGRIVVDPTLQVPDHPEVFVVGDVAYLEDNGQPLPMIAPVATQQAKTAVANIRRLLAGKPPENFTYRNPGVLATIGRNSAVAYFGRWQFHGFIAWVMWLVIHILRLIGFRNRLTVLSNWAWDYFFYERAVRFILHGPCDESDKLLICSLPDDTK
- the lepB gene encoding signal peptidase I, which encodes MKLLRELLDWVYSITIAFALALVINAFLFQPTRVQGSSMEPTLENNNYLFVSKISHTLGQLPDYSDIVIIDSRVLRERSWKDDISDPLNTYLAVTKVINDSDHHIWVKRVIGKPGDTLEFKDGKVYRNGTALDEPYVKEAMQYASAQKIVVPENKVFVMGDNRNNSKDSRYIGPVPANHVLGRVVLKI
- a CDS encoding alternate F1F0 ATPase, F1 subunit alpha; this encodes MWREAEGLSAILDNTFNALQQAAREYKPVIAWRETGTVKSLANGIAWIEGLPGAELEELVQFTDDLAGIVFNLDDKEVGVVLLGDNPDLEAGAQVQRTGRVADVPVGEGLLGRVIDPLGKPLDDKGPLAGKKRLPIEREAPRIMDRSPITVPLQTGIKVIDALIPIGRGQRQLILGDRQTGKTAIAVDTIINQRDTGVICVYCGIGQRGASLAGLIAELTDRGALDYTVVVIAEGNEPPGLRYIAPYAATAIGEYFMEQGRDVLIVYDDLTNHATTYREISLLLRRPPGREAYPGDIFYIHSRLLERSTQLRGESGGGSLTALPIIQTEAQNISAYIPTNLISITDGQLYLSPNLFQKGMLPAVDVGKSVSRVGGKAQIKAYRSVAGDLKLAYSQFEELEIFSRFGTRLDDQTRRILEHGHRIRSCLKQPRYQPLTVEQQITLLLALTARLFDEIPLDHLPVLEQAVIQTAAEMPQEIRERILTGKILTEQDRDIILAMLKRRFAGWEVNDGTNAGYSATEDKERNGTSVGS